A window from Roseburia sp. 499 encodes these proteins:
- a CDS encoding LysM peptidoglycan-binding domain-containing protein, translated as MIEIICRENQQEEQEIKPPKNIRQIGNPRGRHKIYMEDYVYTYLRNQARSVQKSAAVLLGKSCVSKDMRYTFISGAIECGQAVFQFDSIYLDESFWEYIYTESQEYFSDTTIVGWFVGKKGEGLQLTTAIESAHRKYFTGRDKILMLMDAEEDEELFYIYEQGYLQKREGYYIYYEKNIAMQEYMIRKREEVSIDGSEWEKLHEEIHEKTVEEKKEEIFAKSSMEEPLSEAEKALQNYRQSMMEKQGHKVERQNKRFLYTAASFFMIAFCLVGITTINNYRKMKEVEDVLYVMKEEKQEKKEEKSDLVVESVESDVVPLQEEEKQQQVAESQTMQQQVVNQQAIEQQQTSEPQQASEPQYYVVQAGDTLESICLKVYQDKSKVAELCQANGIENGNQIQAGQKLILP; from the coding sequence ATGATAGAAATTATTTGCAGGGAAAATCAGCAGGAAGAACAGGAAATAAAGCCGCCGAAAAACATCCGACAGATAGGAAATCCGCGAGGAAGACACAAAATATATATGGAAGATTATGTGTATACCTATCTGCGAAATCAGGCACGTTCTGTGCAAAAATCAGCAGCGGTGTTGTTGGGAAAGAGCTGTGTCAGCAAAGATATGCGCTATACATTTATTAGTGGAGCAATTGAATGCGGACAAGCAGTATTTCAGTTTGACAGTATTTATCTGGATGAAAGTTTTTGGGAATACATATATACAGAAAGTCAGGAATATTTTTCTGATACTACTATAGTTGGTTGGTTTGTAGGAAAAAAGGGAGAAGGACTGCAACTTACTACAGCAATAGAGTCCGCGCATCGCAAATATTTTACGGGAAGAGACAAAATACTGATGCTAATGGATGCAGAAGAGGATGAGGAGTTGTTTTACATCTATGAGCAAGGGTATCTGCAAAAAAGAGAAGGCTACTATATTTATTATGAAAAAAATATTGCCATGCAGGAATATATGATAAGAAAAAGAGAAGAGGTAAGTATAGACGGTTCCGAATGGGAAAAGTTGCACGAAGAAATACATGAGAAAACTGTAGAAGAAAAAAAAGAGGAGATATTTGCAAAAAGCAGCATGGAGGAACCGTTGTCGGAAGCGGAAAAGGCATTGCAAAATTATCGACAGAGCATGATGGAAAAACAAGGACATAAGGTGGAACGTCAAAATAAACGATTTTTGTATACGGCAGCCTCCTTTTTTATGATTGCTTTTTGTCTTGTGGGGATTACAACCATCAACAATTACCGAAAAATGAAAGAAGTTGAGGATGTATTATATGTAATGAAGGAAGAGAAACAGGAAAAGAAAGAGGAAAAATCCGATTTAGTGGTAGAAAGTGTAGAATCGGATGTAGTGCCTTTACAGGAAGAGGAAAAACAGCAACAAGTAGCGGAATCACAGACAATGCAACAGCAAGTGGTGAATCAGCAGGCGATAGAACAGCAGCAGACGTCAGAACCGCAACAGGCGTCAGAACCGCAGTATTATGTGGTTCAAGCGGGAGATACGTTAGAATCCATATGTTTAAAGGTGTATCAGGATAAGTCTAAAGTAGCTGAATTGTGTCAGGCCAATGGAATAGAGAATGGAAATCAAATTCAGGCGGGACAGAAACTGATTCTGCCGTGA
- a CDS encoding transketolase family protein, producing MSEVKKIATRESYGNALVELGKEHENLVVLDADLAEATKTGIFKKQFPERHIDCGIAECNMIGIAAGLAATGKVPFASSFAMFAAGRAFEQVRNSVGYPHLNVKIGATHAGISVGEDGATHQCNEDIALMRTIPGMIVINPSDDVEAKAAVKAAYELDGPVYLRFGRLAVPVINDRPDYKFEIGKGVLLKEGKDVTIVATGLCVSEALAAAEKLAADGIDAEVINIHTIKPLDSELIAASAKKTGKVVTVEEHSLIGGLGSAVCECLCEKAPTPVCKIGINDVYGESGPAIKLIEKYGLDANGIYEKVKAFVK from the coding sequence ATGTCAGAAGTAAAAAAGATTGCAACCAGAGAAAGCTATGGAAATGCATTAGTGGAATTAGGAAAAGAACATGAGAATCTGGTAGTATTAGATGCTGACCTTGCAGAAGCTACCAAAACAGGAATTTTCAAGAAGCAGTTTCCGGAACGTCACATTGACTGTGGAATTGCAGAGTGCAATATGATAGGGATTGCAGCAGGATTGGCAGCAACAGGGAAAGTACCTTTTGCAAGCTCCTTTGCGATGTTTGCAGCAGGAAGAGCTTTTGAACAGGTTCGTAACTCTGTGGGATATCCGCATTTGAATGTAAAAATTGGAGCAACACATGCAGGAATTTCTGTAGGAGAAGATGGAGCAACTCATCAGTGTAATGAAGATATTGCATTAATGCGTACGATTCCGGGAATGATTGTTATCAATCCATCCGATGATGTGGAGGCGAAAGCGGCTGTAAAGGCTGCCTATGAATTAGATGGACCGGTGTACTTGAGATTTGGACGTCTTGCAGTTCCGGTTATCAATGACCGCCCGGATTATAAATTTGAGATAGGAAAAGGCGTGTTGTTAAAGGAAGGAAAAGATGTGACCATCGTAGCAACCGGACTTTGCGTATCAGAGGCTCTTGCAGCAGCAGAAAAGCTTGCAGCAGATGGAATAGATGCAGAAGTTATCAATATCCATACCATTAAGCCATTAGATAGCGAGTTGATTGCAGCATCCGCAAAGAAGACAGGAAAAGTAGTAACCGTAGAAGAACATTCTCTAATTGGCGGATTGGGAAGTGCGGTATGCGAATGTCTGTGTGAAAAGGCACCAACACCGGTATGCAAAATTGGTATTAATGATGTATACGGAGAATCCGGACCGGCAATAAAGTTGATTGAAAAATACGGACTGGATGCAAATGGAATTTATGAAAAAGTAAAAGCATTTGTAAAATAA
- a CDS encoding HXXEE domain-containing protein: MNELIWLAPLLFIVHDMEEIIWGLSWKNKNSCRKKYINIPFTPFGTLSDTSVFALAVGEELLLFLLASSIGYFFHRYELWLGILFANTFHLVVIHIIGTLLIYRSYVPGLITSILTLIPNCLIIKKAIEMLDYSTVHLILWLVLGTIITFANLKAVHKCDGLFRKLIP, encoded by the coding sequence ATGAATGAACTGATTTGGTTAGCACCGTTATTATTTATTGTACATGATATGGAAGAAATTATATGGGGACTTAGCTGGAAAAACAAGAATAGCTGTCGCAAAAAATATATTAACATTCCATTTACCCCTTTTGGAACCCTATCGGATACATCGGTCTTCGCACTTGCCGTTGGAGAAGAATTGCTCTTATTTCTCTTAGCTTCCAGCATTGGATATTTCTTTCATCGCTATGAACTATGGCTTGGGATTTTATTCGCCAATACTTTCCACTTGGTAGTGATTCATATCATTGGCACACTTCTCATTTACAGAAGCTACGTTCCCGGACTTATCACTTCCATATTAACTTTAATTCCAAATTGTCTTATAATAAAAAAAGCTATAGAAATGCTTGATTATTCCACCGTTCATCTTATTTTATGGCTTGTACTTGGAACCATTATTACTTTCGCAAATCTAAAAGCTGTACATAAATGCGATGGACTGTTTCGCAAATTAATTCCTTAA
- a CDS encoding CvpA family protein: MNVLFAVVVIILALFTFQGYRKGLIRVFFSLISLFLTIGLVVWMSPYVSDFLEKTPVYHNIQQKCVESIQGKAQNEMAQEAGVQETIEIAGIEIPKEWQELLTQRTAETADGLLEQSGVYQEIGNYVAGIIINVMACVITFIVVFLVLRILINLLDIIAKLPVLNGMNHLGGTLAGAIEGIIVVWIIFFAITVCKSSELCQGLLIDINQNALLKILYENNLVEYILMRVIL; the protein is encoded by the coding sequence ATGAATGTTTTATTTGCAGTGGTAGTTATTATATTAGCTTTATTTACCTTTCAGGGATATAGAAAAGGATTGATACGGGTATTTTTTTCGCTGATATCCTTATTTCTTACCATTGGGTTAGTAGTGTGGATGTCACCTTATGTTTCTGATTTTTTGGAAAAAACACCTGTTTATCATAACATACAGCAAAAATGTGTAGAAAGCATACAGGGAAAAGCGCAAAATGAAATGGCACAAGAAGCGGGAGTTCAAGAAACTATTGAGATAGCAGGGATAGAGATTCCGAAAGAATGGCAAGAATTGTTGACTCAAAGAACGGCTGAAACAGCAGATGGTTTATTAGAACAGAGCGGTGTTTATCAAGAAATAGGAAATTATGTGGCCGGTATCATTATCAATGTGATGGCATGCGTGATAACTTTTATTGTGGTATTTTTGGTGCTTCGGATTTTAATAAATCTATTGGACATTATAGCAAAGCTTCCGGTATTGAATGGTATGAATCATTTGGGGGGCACGTTGGCAGGAGCGATAGAAGGGATTATAGTGGTATGGATTATATTCTTTGCAATTACTGTATGTAAAAGTAGTGAATTGTGCCAAGGACTGTTGATTGATATTAATCAGAATGCACTCTTAAAAATTTTATATGAAAATAATTTGGTAGAATATATTTTGATGCGAGTGATTTTGTAA
- the recR gene encoding recombination mediator RecR codes for MDYYSTQISKLIEELSGLPGIGNKSAQRLAFHILNMPVEHVEKLSATIIDARRNVRYCKQCFTLTDDDFCPICKNSNRDQKTIMVVEDTRDLAAYEKTGKYEGVYHVLHGAISPMLGIGPNDIKLKELMQRLQGDVNEVIIATNSSLEGETTAMYISKLIKPTGIKVSRIASGVPVGGDLEYIDEMTLLRALEGRTEI; via the coding sequence ATGGATTATTACAGTACTCAGATTAGTAAATTAATAGAAGAATTGTCAGGACTTCCGGGGATTGGAAATAAGTCTGCCCAAAGACTGGCATTTCATATATTAAATATGCCGGTAGAACATGTTGAAAAATTATCTGCCACAATTATTGACGCCAGAAGAAATGTGAGGTATTGTAAACAGTGTTTCACATTGACGGATGATGATTTTTGCCCGATTTGTAAGAACAGTAATCGTGATCAGAAGACCATTATGGTAGTAGAAGATACTAGAGATTTGGCAGCGTATGAAAAAACCGGAAAATATGAAGGTGTTTACCATGTGTTGCATGGAGCAATTTCCCCGATGCTTGGCATTGGTCCAAATGACATTAAGTTAAAGGAGCTGATGCAGCGACTTCAGGGGGATGTAAATGAGGTAATTATTGCGACAAATTCTAGTCTGGAGGGTGAAACAACAGCAATGTATATCAGTAAGCTGATTAAGCCTACGGGTATTAAGGTTTCCAGAATTGCCAGTGGAGTTCCTGTAGGTGGTGATTTGGAATATATTGATGAAATGACATTATTGCGTGCACTGGAAGGAAGAACAGAAATATAA
- a CDS encoding DUF5711 family protein → MAEGTYRVVQSDVEEMHEKIRVHRRRILRWICIIVVLLLVLLTAGYLYFQAKIYSKYEIINSVEREDSAGTQFVSFAGNILKYGKDGALCIDEKNQLIWNQTYEMQAPMVDVCEGYAAIAEKKGNKIYIMDVKGKSGEIETTMPIQRVQVANQGTVAILMEQNGTGYLQVYDKEGTFLAEGEVHTENSGYPLDITLSNDGKKMAVSLLDINGGNVKNTITFYNFGSVGQNEIDNIVGTYSYADMVFPKIEFLTNDIMVAFGDQKAIIFEGTQKPQVKKEIELKQEVRSIFYNEAYLGFVFNNDSVKQPYKMSVYNLRGTEEMSQTFDMDYAEINFLENDEICVRNELECAIYKMRGNRKFHYNFEKSIWKVFSTKNSLEYIFMMDGETQKVRLK, encoded by the coding sequence TTGGCAGAAGGAACATACCGGGTGGTACAGTCGGACGTAGAAGAAATGCATGAGAAAATCCGAGTCCACCGGAGAAGAATATTAAGATGGATATGTATTATAGTGGTATTATTGTTAGTGCTTTTGACGGCGGGATATCTCTATTTTCAAGCAAAGATATACTCTAAATATGAAATTATAAATAGTGTGGAAAGAGAAGATTCTGCTGGAACACAGTTTGTTTCTTTTGCAGGGAATATTCTGAAATACGGTAAGGACGGAGCTCTTTGCATTGATGAGAAGAATCAACTTATATGGAATCAAACTTACGAGATGCAGGCGCCTATGGTAGATGTTTGCGAAGGATATGCCGCTATTGCGGAGAAGAAGGGCAACAAGATTTATATTATGGATGTGAAGGGCAAAAGTGGTGAAATAGAAACAACTATGCCCATTCAGCGGGTGCAGGTGGCAAATCAGGGAACGGTTGCTATTTTGATGGAACAGAATGGAACAGGATATTTGCAGGTTTATGACAAAGAAGGAACCTTTTTGGCAGAAGGAGAAGTACATACAGAAAACAGTGGATATCCATTAGATATTACACTTTCTAATGATGGAAAGAAGATGGCGGTTTCCTTATTAGATATCAATGGAGGAAACGTAAAAAATACAATTACTTTTTACAATTTCGGTTCTGTAGGACAAAATGAGATTGATAATATTGTAGGGACGTATTCCTATGCAGATATGGTTTTTCCTAAAATAGAATTTCTTACCAATGACATTATGGTAGCATTTGGAGACCAGAAAGCAATTATATTTGAAGGAACACAAAAGCCTCAGGTGAAAAAGGAAATCGAATTGAAACAGGAAGTACGTAGTATTTTTTACAATGAGGCATATCTGGGATTCGTATTTAATAATGACAGTGTAAAGCAACCATACAAAATGAGTGTATATAATTTACGAGGAACGGAAGAGATGAGCCAGACCTTTGATATGGATTATGCTGAAATTAATTTTCTTGAAAATGATGAAATATGTGTCCGCAACGAATTGGAGTGCGCCATTTATAAAATGAGAGGAAATCGAAAATTTCATTATAATTTTGAAAAAAGTATTTGGAAGGTATTCTCTACCAAGAATAGCCTGGAATACATTTTTATGATGGATGGAGAAACACAGAAAGTGAGATTGAAGTAG
- the dnaX gene encoding DNA polymerase III subunit gamma/tau, which produces MSYTALYRKFRPQEFEDVKGQEHIVTTLKNQIKADRIGHAYLFCGTRGTGKTTIAKIFAKAVNCEHPVDGSPCGECPSCKAIAEGTSMNVIEIDAASNNGVDNIREIREEVAYSPTEGKYKVYIIDEVHMLSIGAFNALLKTLEEPPSYVIFILATTEAHKIPITILSRCQRYDFKRITIDTIAARLTELMETEGVEVEEKAIRYIAKAGDGSMRDALSLLDQCIAFYLGQKLTYDNVLEVLGAVDTEVFSRMLRKIMEKDIPGVIALLEELIIQGREPGQFVVDFTWYLRNLLLVQSSDNMEDVLDISSDNLALLKEEAQMIEAAQLMRYIRIFSELSNQIRYATQKRVMIEIALIKLCKPQMEEDYGSLVERIAQLEKKVEEGVPVQMSAAPTQTAGTSPSTTPKPRPQLPKAIPEDVQQVVKNWNSILEGLSGMLKNYLRPAHLSLGGESQLLIVLDDEVAEGIVNSDSHRQELKDAIAMKIGKEVEVKVQVNQTNRPFEESFPDISKLINMEVTIED; this is translated from the coding sequence ATGTCTTATACTGCGTTATATCGTAAGTTCCGTCCTCAGGAGTTTGAAGACGTCAAGGGTCAGGAACACATTGTTACAACATTAAAGAATCAAATAAAAGCAGACAGAATCGGACATGCCTATCTTTTCTGCGGGACCCGTGGAACAGGTAAGACCACTATTGCTAAGATTTTTGCAAAGGCGGTGAACTGTGAACATCCCGTAGATGGCAGTCCATGTGGTGAGTGCCCGTCCTGTAAGGCGATTGCAGAAGGGACCTCTATGAATGTGATAGAAATAGATGCAGCTTCTAACAACGGTGTGGACAACATTCGTGAGATTCGAGAGGAAGTGGCATATTCACCGACAGAGGGCAAGTACAAAGTCTATATCATTGATGAAGTTCATATGTTATCTATAGGAGCTTTCAATGCATTGTTAAAGACTTTGGAGGAGCCCCCTTCTTATGTCATTTTTATTTTGGCAACAACAGAGGCGCATAAAATACCAATTACCATTTTGTCGAGATGTCAACGGTATGATTTTAAGAGAATTACCATTGATACCATTGCAGCGCGATTAACAGAATTGATGGAGACGGAAGGGGTAGAGGTAGAAGAAAAAGCAATTCGTTACATTGCTAAAGCTGGAGACGGTTCCATGCGTGATGCGTTGAGCCTTTTGGATCAGTGTATAGCCTTTTACCTTGGACAGAAGCTCACCTATGATAATGTATTAGAGGTTCTCGGGGCGGTGGATACGGAAGTGTTTAGCCGGATGCTTCGTAAGATTATGGAAAAAGATATTCCGGGAGTCATTGCATTATTAGAAGAACTGATTATTCAGGGGAGAGAACCGGGACAATTTGTGGTAGATTTTACATGGTATCTTCGGAACTTGCTGTTAGTGCAAAGTTCTGATAATATGGAAGATGTGCTGGACATTTCAAGTGACAATCTGGCACTGTTGAAGGAAGAAGCCCAAATGATAGAAGCGGCGCAGCTAATGCGTTATATCCGGATTTTTTCTGAATTGTCCAATCAGATACGATATGCAACTCAGAAAAGAGTTATGATAGAGATTGCGTTGATAAAACTGTGTAAGCCGCAAATGGAAGAAGATTACGGTTCTTTGGTAGAACGTATTGCACAGTTGGAGAAAAAGGTGGAAGAGGGAGTGCCGGTACAGATGTCAGCTGCACCTACTCAGACAGCAGGAACATCCCCAAGTACAACACCAAAGCCCAGACCACAACTACCGAAAGCGATTCCGGAGGATGTGCAACAGGTAGTGAAGAATTGGAACTCTATTTTAGAAGGACTTTCCGGAATGTTGAAAAATTATTTGCGTCCGGCACATTTAAGCCTGGGCGGAGAAAGCCAGTTGCTGATTGTGCTAGATGATGAAGTGGCAGAAGGGATTGTTAATTCTGATAGTCACAGGCAGGAATTGAAAGATGCCATAGCAATGAAAATTGGAAAAGAGGTAGAGGTCAAGGTTCAAGTGAATCAGACAAATCGACCGTTTGAAGAATCTTTTCCGGACATCAGTAAGTTAATAAATATGGAAGTAACTATTGAAGATTAG
- a CDS encoding TetR/AcrR family transcriptional regulator produces the protein MNQQDLRVIKTKRNIQNSFLNLLGKKDFSSITVQEILEEALINRSTFYAHYTDKYDLARCMCQAMQQEFEQMVQKRFSLEEPTQIVKSIENVYQDVYEKREVYSRLWRIQTEEIHLYEDMSVYLSEQFLKAYVQEENVEKAEYVAEIYSAIIMTSIKWCITHGVESMQEMISFFSPKLLSAFQTFLV, from the coding sequence ATGAATCAACAAGATTTACGTGTTATTAAAACAAAAAGAAATATTCAAAATAGTTTTTTGAACTTACTTGGGAAAAAGGACTTTTCTTCCATTACAGTGCAGGAAATATTAGAGGAGGCGCTGATTAATCGTTCTACATTTTATGCACATTATACAGACAAATATGATTTGGCAAGGTGTATGTGTCAGGCGATGCAACAAGAGTTTGAACAGATGGTACAGAAAAGATTTTCATTAGAAGAACCAACACAGATTGTGAAAAGTATTGAAAATGTATATCAGGATGTATATGAGAAACGCGAGGTGTATTCCAGACTTTGGAGAATTCAAACAGAAGAGATTCACTTATATGAAGATATGTCGGTGTATCTGAGTGAACAGTTCTTGAAAGCGTATGTACAGGAAGAGAATGTGGAAAAGGCAGAATATGTTGCTGAAATTTATTCTGCAATTATCATGACATCTATAAAGTGGTGTATAACGCATGGGGTGGAAAGTATGCAGGAGATGATTTCCTTTTTCAGTCCAAAATTGTTGAGTGCGTTTCAAACGTTTTTGGTGTGA
- a CDS encoding 6-phosphofructokinase has translation MKRIGMLTSGGDCQALNAAMRGVVKGLSKNTDELEVYGFYEGYKGLIYGNYRLLTPADFSGILTKGGTILGTSRQPFKRMRIPDENGLDKVEAMKKNYKKLRLDCLVILGGNGTQKTANLLREEGLNVIHLPKTIDNDIYGTDITFGFQSAIDVATSAIDCIHTTAASHNRVFIVEVMGHKVGWLTLYAGVAGGADIILLPEIPYDIDKVAEAVRQRSKEGKGFTILAVAEGAISKEDAKLTKKEYKEKLKKSPYPSVSYEVAARLEEKTGCEVRVTVPGHTQRGGSPCPYDRVLCTRLGAAAAELILQNKYGYMVAMINGNTKPVPLEEVAGKLKTVEPDCQMIHEAKLIGISFGD, from the coding sequence ATGAAGAGAATCGGGATGCTGACAAGTGGTGGAGATTGTCAGGCATTGAATGCCGCAATGCGCGGAGTTGTAAAAGGATTAAGCAAGAATACAGATGAGTTAGAAGTATACGGATTCTATGAAGGTTATAAAGGACTTATTTATGGAAATTATCGATTGCTGACACCGGCGGATTTTTCAGGAATTCTGACCAAGGGTGGAACGATTCTGGGAACTTCCAGACAGCCATTTAAGCGGATGCGGATACCGGATGAGAACGGATTGGACAAGGTAGAGGCAATGAAGAAGAATTATAAGAAGCTTCGCTTAGACTGTCTCGTGATACTCGGCGGTAACGGAACACAGAAAACGGCAAATCTTTTGCGGGAAGAAGGATTGAATGTAATTCATCTTCCTAAGACAATAGATAACGATATTTATGGCACAGATATTACTTTTGGATTTCAGAGTGCCATTGACGTTGCAACTTCAGCCATTGATTGTATTCATACAACAGCAGCATCCCATAATCGGGTGTTTATTGTAGAGGTCATGGGACATAAGGTGGGATGGCTTACCTTGTATGCCGGAGTTGCCGGAGGCGCAGATATTATTCTGTTGCCGGAAATACCATATGATATTGATAAGGTGGCAGAAGCAGTACGGCAGAGAAGCAAGGAAGGAAAAGGATTTACTATTCTTGCAGTTGCAGAAGGTGCTATTTCTAAGGAAGATGCAAAACTTACCAAGAAGGAATATAAGGAGAAACTTAAGAAGTCACCATATCCATCAGTTTCTTATGAGGTTGCGGCAAGATTGGAAGAAAAAACAGGGTGTGAAGTGCGTGTAACTGTTCCGGGACATACTCAGAGAGGTGGAAGTCCATGTCCTTATGACAGAGTGCTTTGTACCAGACTTGGTGCAGCGGCAGCAGAATTGATTTTACAGAATAAATATGGTTACATGGTGGCCATGATAAATGGAAATACAAAGCCAGTGCCATTAGAAGAAGTGGCAGGAAAGTTAAAGACCGTAGAGCCGGATTGCCAAATGATTCATGAGGCAAAGCTCATCGGTATTAGTTTTGGAGATTAA
- a CDS encoding sugar ABC transporter substrate-binding protein: MKKKLGILLCVAMIGMLTLSACGGKGTAGSKNIKVLLTLNSMDTFRQMLVDAAQEKASAEGGQFDVMDSEESIENQVDHIKTAVKEGYDVIICGPVSADTAVELKANAGDTPIIFINSCPDDRRLEEGKYIYVGSDEGVAGQYQAEYVLDKFADKDEINVVLLKGPKNHSATNGRTSGAKQTLEASGKKINYVFEDYANWDTEQAKEMFEIFLKTGVPVDCVICNNDGMALGVVEACKEAKIDLSELPILGVDATADGCAAIEKGEMAFTVYQSAVGQGQAAIEAAIKFAKGESIDGIEGATEDGKYVWVPFERVDSSNVAEYK, translated from the coding sequence ATGAAAAAGAAGCTAGGTATATTATTGTGTGTTGCAATGATTGGAATGTTGACCCTCTCCGCCTGTGGTGGCAAGGGAACGGCAGGTAGTAAGAATATAAAGGTACTTCTCACATTAAATTCAATGGATACGTTTCGACAGATGTTGGTAGATGCGGCACAGGAAAAAGCATCAGCTGAAGGGGGTCAGTTTGATGTGATGGATTCAGAGGAATCCATAGAAAATCAAGTAGACCATATCAAAACAGCAGTGAAGGAAGGATACGATGTTATTATCTGTGGACCGGTATCTGCGGATACAGCAGTAGAATTGAAGGCAAATGCAGGTGATACTCCAATTATATTCATTAATAGTTGTCCGGATGATAGACGGTTGGAAGAAGGAAAATATATTTATGTAGGTTCGGATGAAGGAGTAGCGGGTCAGTATCAGGCAGAATATGTGCTGGATAAATTTGCGGATAAGGATGAGATTAATGTGGTTCTTCTTAAGGGGCCAAAGAATCACTCTGCAACGAATGGAAGAACTAGCGGCGCAAAACAGACTTTAGAAGCAAGTGGAAAGAAAATCAATTATGTTTTTGAGGATTATGCCAACTGGGATACAGAGCAGGCGAAAGAAATGTTTGAAATATTTTTAAAAACAGGTGTACCTGTGGATTGTGTTATCTGTAATAATGATGGAATGGCACTTGGAGTAGTGGAGGCATGTAAAGAAGCAAAAATCGATTTAAGCGAATTACCAATTCTGGGAGTGGATGCAACTGCCGATGGATGTGCTGCAATTGAAAAAGGCGAAATGGCATTTACCGTTTATCAGTCCGCTGTTGGGCAGGGGCAAGCTGCAATAGAAGCGGCTATAAAGTTTGCAAAGGGCGAGTCTATAGATGGCATAGAGGGAGCTACTGAGGATGGAAAATATGTATGGGTACCATTTGAAAGAGTGGATAGTAGCAATGTAGCTGAGTATAAATAG
- a CDS encoding transketolase produces MENLELQKIANEVRKGIITGVHAAKAGHPGGSLSATELFTYLYFEEMNIDPKDPKKQDRDRFVLSKGHTAPGLYATLANRGFFPVEDLETLRHIGSHLQGHPCLQHTPGIDMSSGSLGQGISVATGMALSAKLSGDSYRVYTLLGDGEIQEGQVWEAAMFAGFRKLDNLVVIVDNNGLQIDGKVDEVCSPYPIDEKFKAFNFHVINVADGNDFDELRAAFKEARETKGMPTAIIMKTVKGKGVSFMENQAGWHGKAPNDEEYEIAMKELKEAGEALCQK; encoded by the coding sequence ATGGAAAATTTAGAACTTCAAAAGATTGCAAATGAAGTCCGTAAAGGTATTATTACCGGAGTTCATGCTGCTAAGGCTGGACATCCGGGCGGATCATTATCTGCAACCGAACTGTTTACTTATCTGTATTTTGAGGAAATGAATATCGACCCGAAGGATCCAAAGAAACAGGACAGAGACCGTTTTGTACTGTCTAAGGGACATACTGCACCGGGACTTTATGCGACTCTGGCAAATAGAGGATTTTTTCCGGTGGAGGATTTAGAGACTTTGCGTCATATTGGTTCTCATTTACAAGGACATCCGTGTCTTCAACATACGCCGGGAATTGATATGTCCAGTGGTTCTTTAGGACAGGGAATCTCTGTTGCAACAGGAATGGCACTTTCTGCAAAATTAAGTGGAGACAGCTATCGCGTCTACACACTTCTTGGCGATGGTGAGATTCAGGAAGGACAGGTATGGGAAGCTGCTATGTTTGCAGGGTTCCGTAAGTTGGACAACCTTGTAGTAATTGTAGATAATAACGGTTTACAGATTGATGGAAAGGTAGATGAGGTATGCTCTCCTTATCCAATCGATGAGAAGTTCAAAGCATTTAACTTCCATGTAATTAATGTAGCAGATGGAAATGATTTTGATGAGCTCCGTGCTGCATTTAAAGAAGCAAGAGAGACTAAGGGAATGCCTACAGCTATTATTATGAAGACTGTAAAAGGTAAAGGTGTATCCTTTATGGAAAATCAGGCAGGATGGCACGGCAAAGCACCAAACGATGAAGAATATGAAATTGCCATGAAAGAACTGAAGGAGGCAGGTGAAGCATTATGTCAGAAGTAA
- a CDS encoding YbaB/EbfC family nucleoid-associated protein: MAKRGGFPGGMPGNMNNLMKQAQKMQKQMEEATKELEEKEVTATAGGGAVEVTVSGKKEVTKVKLAEEVVDPDDIEMLEDLIMAATNEALRQIEEYSAQSMSKITGGLGGMGGGFPF, from the coding sequence ATGGCAAAACGTGGAGGATTTCCGGGAGGAATGCCTGGAAACATGAACAATTTAATGAAGCAGGCGCAGAAAATGCAGAAACAGATGGAAGAAGCAACAAAAGAGTTAGAAGAAAAAGAAGTAACTGCAACTGCAGGTGGTGGAGCGGTTGAAGTAACTGTTTCCGGTAAAAAAGAAGTAACTAAGGTAAAACTTGCAGAAGAAGTTGTGGACCCGGATGATATTGAAATGTTAGAAGATTTAATTATGGCTGCAACCAACGAAGCATTAAGACAGATTGAGGAGTATTCTGCACAGTCTATGTCCAAAATAACCGGTGGACTGGGAGGAATGGGCGGAGGTTTCCCATTCTAA